The nucleotide sequence GCTTCCTGAGCATAAACAAATGGTTGAGCACTGTAATACTGAAAAGTAGGTGTCAATGTTATGCACATATTACATAAATAATAACAGTGTTTTCATACCTCTGTGGGCTTACCTTTAATTATATCTGCAGGTTTTGCAGACTTCTAAAGTACTTGTTTCTGATGCATCCTTCTTCTTAGGCAGTTAGTCAAATACAGAACTAAACAAGAAATTCATTGAGCTGAAacaatgtgtttttaaatattacaaaattcAAGTTCTTCTTGTGAGTCAGTTCTCCCTTTCTTGTAGTATGGGACCCCTGTCTTCAGCTAATCTATTATCAGGACCCAACAGCTGTTTGTGCATCTgcacccccagtgctggggtggggacCCAAGGGTGAGCCAGCATCTGgagcagaaaatggaaaaggcagGGCGAGAGGGAAGagaattgctttgttttcctgtgggaCCTGCTGGGGGAGGACCCCACCACCCAGCCAGCTATACCTTTGCAGTCTCTGTGACACCTGGAACGAAGAGCTTTGCAAGTGGGAAGCTCTTCAAATGGGAGTAATCAATTCCCATTTCCCCGGCACAGGAAAAGTAGGCATGAGACCACACCCTGCAGCTTGCTTTGCCTACTGGCTTGAGCTGGCTCCAGACAGAAATCCAGTTTGTCTGGAAAACTTCTTCCCTCGTAATACATCCTGTTAGTGGATTGCAAATCAGGAAGTTTTTATGTGTAAATAAGAGGTGCCTTTCCACTCATTTTGGCTAAGGACTAAGAATTAGAGGACATCATCTGTAGATGCATCCAATTTTCATTCAAGAGAATAATACTACTTAAGAGTGATTCCTGTACATCCATGTTACATCATGATGACAGCATCACTGACAAGGGTGATTAAAGAGCTATGATCTCTAGACCAGGAAGAGTCCTCCAAACCTTTTAGTACAGTTCTTTCCTTCATAAGATCTCAAGTGAAAATTTACCAAGTGGAATGAAAACCTGGTTCCCATCTCCCACACATACATACTTCCCCCTAGAAGGCCAAGAAAAGATGCCTAATCCATTTCatccttccttttatttatatctatttttagCTTTAACCAAAGCTTACAGGTGGGAGGAATTAGTCCCAACACATCACTATCTTCCCAAGAGCATTAGTTTTTCTGTTGGTAAAAATGCACAAGATGAAGCATTAGTTGGAAAATACATGTTTGTTGCAACTTCATaaggcagcagccagagatGTTAAAGACTTTTCCAGGCAAATattagttttttctttatatttgaCAGAGTCTAAAAGTGATGTTATAGTTAAACAGCATTAAAATTACCCCCTTGTCCTAGCTCTTTGAGAAGCTAGGCAGTTACTGGACACTGGCTGAACCCCCTTGGCCCTGGCTAAGCTTATCCCAGGAGATAACTTCACAGGGCTGGAAGCATGGATGGCCCAGAGCCCATCATACAGCTTATAGCCACTCTACAAAGAAAGTGTTTTGGGCATGTAGGGGCAAACCCTGCCCTCATGCTGGCCCTGACTGCCAGCTGAAGCACATCCCACCCCTGTGTGGGGGGAGAGCAGTGGAAGGGTGATCTGCCTCACAAATgttgacagcagcagtgccaggcagggatAAGCCACTCAGCCCCACCCTGCACTCCCGACTCTGGCCCAGGGAAAGCAAAGAGGTGGAGGCAACTCACGAAACTTTCACCAGCTGCTGCAAGCAACCTTACCCTATTTTCCTTCCTGGCTGTTGTTCTCCATGTGCTTTTCCTAGTCCCCTAGTAGTAGAGCAggtcctgtgctgtgccacactATCAAAGCTGGTGCTTCCCTCACTTTTGTGATTAAGAAGAAAAGAGGCAGGTGGGCCAACAGCCCTTCAGTCCTCAGGGTTATTGGGAAGAtgtggcagcagtggggcaggctggggaagggagctgCTTCTGTGTGCCCTAAATGTCACTTCTGGTCCAGAGGTTCAATCAAAATTAGGAATCAGTTTCTGTGAAGTTTTTAAGGAATTTGGTTTAATACCTGCAGTTACTATGTCTCCTTTTCACATGAGGAAAACTGGAATTACTAGGGTCACCATTATTATGATGTTTCTGACATGAATTGTACAGAGAAAAGAAGTTTATTGTAGAATGCTTCCTGACAGAATGAACACGGATTTACAGGTTAAGCTCTAAGCATGTGTTGTAAAAgtttatcttaaaaataataaaactgttTTGTGTTAATGAAGGTATTATTGTGCATCTACTCAGAAATTTAGGAATGCATTTCAGTGATTAAATAGAATTTTGGCATGTTTAAGTTctatttttaatcttgtttgCTAGAAAGTTTtcatgaaaatgtttatttgtatTCTGGTAATGATAGCATTCATTTCATAAAGACTTGTATAGGACAAGATAATCTAATCTTGAAGTAGACttaatgaataaatgaaaattaattccaaCATTTAAAAGGCGTTCTTAAGAGTACAAACtaatgcaaataaattattgaGGCTAGATTGAGGAAGGGAAACTCCtatcacacacacagacatattGTATACATATATAGCTATAAACCCAGGAAATACAGAATGAAGGAAGAAATTTGTATACTTTCCTTCAgttgctgaaagaaaaagtacCCATAGCCCTTGATGAATTAACTTGACCTGTGCAAACAGAAGTGGGATCAGTACTTTTCCCAAGctgtaattatttcttttcagctgtggTTCTCATTTCATCAGTGTTTCATCTTACTCCATCAGTATCTTCTAGAGCAGCtattatcacagaatcatcaaggcttgacctccaagaccatcaagtccaacctttgaccaaatACCACTGTGCCACCTGAACCAGTTGTTTCTTAGTCACcaccagggatggtgactccaccacttccctctgcagcccattccagtgcttAACCACCTGTTcaaaaaaagggtgaaaaaattcttcatgatAGCCAACGTGGACTTTCTTTGATGCAGCTTGTGGCCATTTCTTCTCATCCTCAACACACTTTATTATCTTTCACAGTGGTGGCTAGATTGAGTTCTAGCTGAGCTTTCACCTTTCAAATTTTGTCTCTATGTGACCCAATGACATCCTTGTATTCTTCCTGAGTTGCCTGCCCCTTCTTCCAAAGGTCATAaaccctcctttttttttccccctgagtTTCAGCAAAACCTCCCTATTCAGTCAAGttggttttctttcccactgactCATCTTTTGTGATGAGTCATAGGGACAGCCTGCCCCCTAGCCTTTGAGATTTCCTTCTACCTGGATCCCATTGTTTTTAAGGAGTTCAGTATGGCACTAGCAGCTTCCTcttaaacataaaatattcagtGCCTAATTGGAAACATGGGATaccaaatacattttaataaagaatatCTATGAAACAAAAGCAAGTCTTTCAATGTTTTATAGTGACAGAGGCAGAATATGCTGAGCCCttgctcagcaggagcagggagcctcaagctcagctgcaggctgtCTGCAGACCCAGAGAGGGAGCACTAGCAGAGCTCATTGTAAATTATTTGGTTTAAGATTCTCTTAACCACCCCACTTCAGATCTGCTATTGTAACATAACAGGGACAGGCAGTTACTCTAAATATAAACAAGCTCAGTTTTAGTGATGATTCTTGCTGTGAACCCTAGGGCTGTCCTGCATCCTCAGAAATGTCATTTCTACCCCACCATCCTACTCCCAGTAGCCCAagctgtgtttttgttttgctagcTGCAGCTCACattggcatttttaaaatcccagACGGAGCTCTGCTGAACAAGAAGCACTGTTTTTATGCCAGAGGCACTGTTGCCTTGGGGGcaagcacacactgctggcCTCTTCATGAAAGAAGCTGGTGGGTCCAGGCCATCTCCAGTGGGGTGGAGGCCCAAAGCTGCACTCTCTCAAGGCTCAGATGTGAGAAGAGCCAGGATGCACTGGGGATGTAGAGCATTAGAGTCAAACCCATGGGGCACCGTTCCCCAGGAAGATACCTCTCAATGAGTCCTCTTTCCTTTGTCTGTTTTCACGCAGGATATCTGGGGTATGTTGTCTGTCTGCCCCAATTTTTCTTCTGGGCTCGAGATGTACTTCAGAACTCCATTTTCCTGGCCtttatttcctctctgttttcagTCAGGCATCTTATACGGCAAGCACAGGCATCAAGATCTGCCTGCAATCTTAAATTTTGGAGGTGAGAGTATTCAAGCTGAATTTGTGGGTTTCTATGTTCTTAAGCAGAGAAGGCCACCAAAACCACATCTTATATCCTGAATGAATTCACTAAACTTTAGTACCTCTAATCCAACTTGATGTTTGTtgcttggtggtttttttaattaaaaaaaaaaaaaaaaaaaaaaatctcgaTTCCTGCGCAAATTTATAGGTATAGTATTGGTGTCTACCTCCTAAGTTATGGGCAATGGTTTTGGCTGCTCCACCCTCAGATTACAGGTTATTTTTAATCCCATCTAGAGACTTGTAACTCTTTTCCAAGCGTGGGACAGGGAAACCAAGCCCATAACTGTGTTCCAAATATCACTCCTGGGGcctaaaattaaatattgcaaaatatttacCCACATGTTTTGCCTAGTTTTTACATTGACCTTTActttaaattcattttctctacTCCTCATAGTTACTCCTGAGATAAAAAACCCATAAAGACATTAAGGAAACTGTTCATTCCCAGCTCGAATATAGTCTGTTTGTGCTATCTTAATGTTGAAGAAGTAATACTTACAGTGGGCTTTCTTTTCAGGCAGGAATGCAAAATACCAAACCCAAATGCAGACTGAGCCATGTCGCATTATTGCTCTGGACCAGTAGATGGCAACCACCCATTGCAGTGTCAGAGGTAAGTGAGAAGTGTTCAGGTAGGGGATGTATTAGGTGACAGCTTgagcagcaaagctctgctACTCCACACGAGTAGAACTTGTATTTTTTACTCCTTCTTATACCTCTCTCTCCCTttgggaagggagcagtgaGTTGCCCTTTTCCATACTCAGTTTTGACGAATTACAATTGTGACAATTCATTTGACTAAActatctgctgctgctcctctctgaggCTGCTCCTTACTGCTAATATCAGTCTAAAAAAGAACAagacaatgggaaaaaaaaatccaaagcaatTAGACTACCTTAGCTTCCATAGGAATAGCCTCAAGTTCTTATCATTATTAATTAGATTCCTTATTACTTCAGGTGGAAACAGTTAGAACTCAGTAACAATGAATCTGGAATTGGAAATAGACTTCCCTCTAGGAATTGACTGAGGCTATTGACATATCAGTTAATTAATTCTCATTATAGGAGGGgctttacagaattttttttacatgatCATGTTGAAAtacattatattttttccctacaaCATTAGATTAAAAGTTATTCATTTCTAGAAGCAAGAACAGTAAAGGTTGGAAAAATCCCAAGTTCCTTCATTAAAACAGGAGAAGAGTTAGAGAAATATATGTATAGCTTTACTAGAAGGACACTTAACTAGTTGTATTCATATGAAATTTTCCTTTAGGGTTGATTTAACCATATTTTGTGCCTTTGTTTTCAATAAGGATCGATATACGCAATACATGTGTTGATGCACACAGGAGTGTCAGtagtgcaggaaaaaaacccagacctTTGGACCCGTAAAGGATTCCATTGCCTTACAGTGTCATTTGCAATTTAAATAAGAATACACTACAAATAGCTAAACCAGACAAGAGCACTGTCACTTAGTATAAGCAAACCAAAATACTCTGCATTACTGGGATGCCTCCCTCCAAGTTCTCAACCACTTTGCAAACCATTAACTTGAAATGTGTTAATTTGCACCCTTGCAGTACAAGGTGTATGTTTATTCTCAGAACTCACACCTTTGCtgggaaagctgaaaaaacctACTTGACAGAGAAAGTAtaagcttttgcttttgttacAGCTACCCCTTGATCAGCTGTGAATTTCTATAAGGGACTTAAAAATTAGGAGAAAACCAGCTGGTATCCATTTTCTAGTGAATACTAGAGAGGTGATATTAGGAATAGCTTCTGAAATCCTTTACAAAACCCAGCAaacttttttcattatttccttaATCTAATAATAGCATTTATACTTAAACCCCTCTactttttaatgagattttagagtttttttcttctttagagAACTTAAAGTCCTTCAACCTGATGATAAAATTTGAGCATCTTTATTTGGCTTAGCATGAGAAACAATATGACTTGtatgtgttgtttttcttgtggACCCATGAGTTTTGTTAAGGGTCCAAAAGTTACCCTGGACTCTTCTTGCAGAGAACTGCAAAGCTAGttagattttgttttttggggtttttttaaggcaaaGAAAGAGAAGTCTAAATTATTTAGAAGGAATTTTTAGAGAAACAATTGAAATACTGCTCTGTTTATAGTCATGCTTTTTTTAGCTCAAATATTTGAGAAGGACAGATAAAGATTCAAGGTCTGTGGTTGCCATGAAGGGCAGAGAAAGGTCTCACTGCTGGTACTTATCAAAACAGAAGTTTGCAAGAAACCTCCAAAGACAGCAACTCTGCAGTAAAGTTTAGTTCATGTTCAAAGGAATCTACGTGGAAGTTCCCTTCTGCTCAATACTTCATACACATCTCAGATCACAAAATACACCCTCATGCATGTAATAGTCATATTTATGGCAGAACCTGCCTCCAGGCCTGGAATGTTATGTGTTAGATATCTAAGTAAGGGTCAGGAGTATCTTCAAAAGCTTGTACCATGTTTGTCATGTGTACGTTGAAATGTGTGTACAATGACCTGTGACAAAGTGCTCTGAAGATCTGGTAGGAGTGTGCACACCTTATGTACAATGGTAAAAAGGCCCTGGAAAAATGTAATTGTAGCCTTTTCATGCTTCTCTACCTCCACTTCCTAAAATTGGAAAAAGCTCATATTGCCCCCTACTGCTGTGCAGAAATAGTGCCTCTGGACTGTGTTTTTAGCAAaacctttctgtttctttgatCAAGACACTGGAAATGCTCCTTGTTGAGCAAAGCCTTAGCATGTTGGCCAGCAGACTTGTTTGATCGTGTTACGGTGAAGAATGAAAATATGATTGAGCACCAAAGCAAGTGCTTGAACATTGACTTTTCAGCAAAGAATAAAGTACAGATTTGCATGGGGACTTTGCTTACCTTATCCTTATTTCACGTGCTGTTTGAGGCATGATTTAAAGGAGAGATAACCGGGATCACAGTCCAGTAATGTGCTGAGTGATTTTGAGGTCGTGCTGGATACTGTCCATTATCATTGCTTGAAATGAGATTCAGGGATAATCAAACTTGGCATAATAAATTACCAAGATAAGATGAGTAATGAAAGAATGTGAAATGCAGAAGATAGGTTTGTGTTTCTCAACAGTGTTCAGTGTGACTTTTGTAATTATTAACTAAACCTCAAAGCCTGAGGTAGTCCTTATTCAAATGCCTTAATCCTTTTTCAGATTCTCTCCTTAGAACAACGTCTCCTGTCTCCTCACATTTCGACAATGAGGGAAAGGAAGGCAACAGATTCACTCCATTCATCCACAGATCTGactgaagggaaggagaaattaAGACTGAAACAAGAGGTTGGCCTGATTAGCGGCGTGTCGTTAATTGCAGGTACCATGATAGGCTCAGGGATCTTTATGTCCCCTGAGTGGGTACTACACCACATGGGGaaccctgccagcagcctgctgaTCTGGGCAGCATGTGGTCTCCTGGCCATGTTTGGAGCCTTGTCATATGCTGAGCTTGGAACAATAATTAAAGAGTCTGGAGGagaatatatttacattttgaggatttttggttcctttcctgctttccttttcgCCTACACTTCTGTCATCCTGGTGAGACCAGCTGGTTTGGCAGCTGTCTGTCTGAGCTTTGCTGAGTACGCCATCGCACCGTTCTATCCAGGATGCTCATCTCCTCAGGTTGCCATCAAATGTGCAGCTGCCGCCTGCATCCTCATTTTAACTATCATCAACTGCCTCAACGTGAGGCTGGCAACATCTGTTATGAACATTTTTACAGCTGCCAAACTCTTGGCTTTGTTGGTGATTGTGGTGGGTGGCTTGGTGCTGCTTGCCAAGGGACAAACTCAGAGTTTTCAGAATGGTTTTCAAGGCACCACTGCAGGTATTGGGGCAGTTGGAGTGGCGTTTTACCAGGGGCTCTGGTCCTATGATGGATGGAACAACCTAAATTATGTAACTGAGGAACTGAAGAAGCCTGaggtgagtgagtgagtgagtgagtgagtgagtgagtgagtgagtgagtgagtgagtgagtgagtgagtgagtgagtgagcaAGCTGGGTTTTACTTACTTAATCCTGCTGTTAATATGTTTGATTCTATCTGTGACTGTGTTAAGAGTGGTAATCAAGGGATTTACAGTGAGGGTTGTGAGACGCTGACACAAGAGACGTTGCCAATGCCCCATCTCCAGAAGTGTTAAAGCCAGCTTGtgtggggctttgagcaacttgGTGTAGTGGAAGGAACCCCTGCTCATTGCATGGAGGTTTGAactagataatctttaaggtcacttccaatccaaaccatctTGTGGTCATATAAGAGTCCTAAAATAACCCATTGACTGCAAAGAAGTTATTAGGCAGCACTTGGATGCTTTGGAGATGAAGTTTTTTCTTAGTGTTTAGAGGATCTAATTGTAGACACCTAGATTTATTCAGAAAAGCACTCACTGCTATAATCCATAAAGGATTCTTAacaacttctgttttcttaaagACTTGATCCATAATCTATGCTTCAGAAAACTACTTTATCTCTCCCTGTTGCATCAAGGGGCACCTTCAGAGCAAACCAAGCCTCACTGGAAAGGCAATCTAACTCTGAATAATCCCTGTCTTTAAGCATCTATATTTTAGCATTGTGCACTCCATGCTATAGGCACTGAAGTAGCTCACCTGCATCTCACATCAGCCTTCTCTGCACTGTATTATCTATTTTCACAGATCAAACTGCAGCAGTGAACAACTCTTATTTGCAAGAGTTGTGTGAGTGCAGAGTTTATAGAGTGTGCTTTGTACCAGTGCAGCAGACAAGATCCTACAGATCAAATGCAAATACACAGTTAAATATTAACCTAAATGGCAGCAAAGATCCCGGGGCCACTCTCTCCCACAGGATCATGAGTACTGATATTCAGGCCCTTCCAGAGTGGATACACTACCATTAGGAATTGCTGTATCTTGTCCTGTGTTGAGAATGGGGAATGCAAAAATTGATATTTCAGGTTCTTAGATGCAAACAGTTGCCATTTCCCAGTATTTTCAGTTGCATAAGACACTGTTGATTTTACTGAGTCTTAAAATGATCCTGTGGTGTTCTAAGACATGATCCTGCCactaagaaaacagaaatatttccgTCCTAGAGCAAATCCCCTTGGAGATTTTGAAATCAACACCCTATTTTGATTTAAACTGTAGTGTAGTTAAATGGGATACAACACACACTGGAACTTTTTCCATGGTAGTGAGGTGTTTATGGGAAGATGCAGCACACCAGGAGACATAACATACTAATAACAAATACatcaatattaaaataatcaaGAAGTATGCAAAATGCATCTTGGGCAGCTTGGGCAGCTACAAATCAAAATCTTTTTTGTAAGACTTAGTGGgttctttttgtttgaattattttggttggttggttgtgggtttttttagactAACTTTGGAACTGTACAAGGCTGGTGTGAAAGCTGCCATGTGAATCTGGATCTATGTCTTGTTCTGAGGAAAGGTTTAGGGAGTGGAGGAATTTGAATGAGAGATGTGGGTGGtggcaaaaccaaaccaaacaaaaaaagcacagtgcTGCACCTAACACTGCTGTCATCCCTTTTCCAGGTGacccttcccagagctctgatGATTGCCATTCCTTTGGTTACGTGCCTGTATTTGCTGGTAAATGTGAGCTACTTGGCAGCCATGActccctctgagctgctgtcttcaggagctgtggctgtcacTTGGGGGTGAGCTCTGTGTGGGGCAGGATGGGCAATGCAGCTCTGAGAAACACTGGTTCGCTCCTGAGTTTCAGGAGATTTAAGTGTTTTTCCCAGAGGAAGTGGCAGCACTGCATTGAGCAGGCCAGGAGGTCCTGTCAGACCATGTTACAGAGAAGAAGAGGGTGGCAAAGATGCTCGGAGGGCTGAAGCACATTGCTGTCTGAGAGAGATgggactgctcagcctggaggagagaaagctccagggagaccttacaGCACtttccagggcctaaaggggctgtaagagagctggaaaggaagcttttacaagggcatgtagaAGTAGGACAAGcaggaatggcttcaaattgaaagagagtagagagtaggtttagattagacataaggaagaaattgtttactgtgagtgtggtgaggcactggtacaggttgcctagagaagctgtggatatCCAATCCCtagaaacattcaaggtcaggttgaaAGGGGCTTTGaggaacctggtctagtggaaggtgtccctgcccatggcaggggcttggaagaggatgatcttcaaggtccaTTCCAAattgttctatgattctatgattctatggttctgtgaagCCAAGGCTGACCAGCTCCATCTGGCCATGGTCTCCAAGGTGCATCTAGGCTGCTGAGATGGCACTTTCCTTACTCCCCATTCCCTTTGTTTACACTGGGAACCTGTAACTCCCCCAACTCAAGTTTTACCACATGGAAAGTGTCCATAAAGGAGAGGTGCAGGTCACACCAGGAGCATGTCCCCATTGGCACTGGGAATGCAGCGAGGGTACATATCCAGACTTGGGACTGATAAATTTTGCACATTTTAGATATTTCCAGGGAAACTGAGAGGACAATGTGCTGCTCTGCTAATGCAGAGGCAGTGGGTTGGGAGTGAGATAGGAGTCAACTGGCTGAATCCTGTCTACTTGGCGCCTGGAATTTAGAGCAGACCAGAGTCTTTTGTCTCAGTTTCTCCACCTGtggggaaatggaaaatggcATTGATCTCAACAACACCTTTGAGAGCTGTTATACACAGGCTGGGTGTAGCTTTTGGTAACTGTAACTTCAGTTTGGCTTGTGTttttccagagctgcacagaaacGATTTCTACCTTTCATCAGGTATTTGGTGAAGTATTTGGTGACATTAAACAGTTTCTGTACAAGAAAGGAATTGAGGAAAAGAAGGACGGGACCATCATGAGAGATATAGACACCATCGATGATCTTCCACCAGAACATGCAGCTTTAGTCTAAATATTTCCAAAGACACAGAATCCCTGATAGTCCTAAATGAGTTGTCTAGCAGAAATGATGACATGGTGTATCCACAGATTATGTACTACTCTTCCCAAAAAaagtcagcagcagctttgtttcTGTGTGCATTTCACAAGATCTCCCATTTGAAGATCTGACTGAGCTCTTGCTGGATGTGTTCTCTAATAGCCTTTCACATCATTATGAGTAGGAGCTTTTAAAGGTCTAGTGCTTTGTTTGAGCATGTCACAAAGCCTCCCTAAGCTGCAGTGTCCTGAACTTTTCCTGCACTTCCTTTTCCATTATTCCTAATTAACAAGTTATTTGTGAGCTTTCTCCTTTGTAACgtctccttttcctgcctgatTGACCTTTTCACCCAAGAGTGCAATTCAGGAAGAAATATTGAACTAGGACAGGAAAGCTGGACAGTCAAAGGCTGGGGAACAGATAGGGAGCCAGTCTGAGGAGAAGGTGAAGTTTGTGGCTCACAAGTAAGACATGCAGCTATTAAGGCCATTACGAAGGAATGGGAGGAGCATGAAGAAGCCAGAGGAGGACTTGTcacatttaaatgcatttattccCTATGTAAGAGGAAAACTGCCAGAAAGAAACACTTCTCAGTGGTGAGAGGTGCAGCCACAAAAGGAGCTCAGGAAACTCTTCCCAGCGTTTCTTTGATGACAGTGATTTAACAACAACCACAGGTTTCAGTTTGCTTGTAAATAAAGTGATCTAAAAAACATTTGAGGTTTGGATTTTTGCCAGTTAGATAAACAGTGTTTGTGTATGTGATAATTTCCTCAAACACCAG is from Serinus canaria isolate serCan28SL12 chromosome 3, serCan2020, whole genome shotgun sequence and encodes:
- the LOC103823012 gene encoding b(0,+)-type amino acid transporter 1-like encodes the protein MRERKATDSLHSSTDLTEGKEKLRLKQEVGLISGVSLIAGTMIGSGIFMSPEWVLHHMGNPASSLLIWAACGLLAMFGALSYAELGTIIKESGGEYIYILRIFGSFPAFLFAYTSVILVRPAGLAAVCLSFAEYAIAPFYPGCSSPQVAIKCAAAACILILTIINCLNVRLATSVMNIFTAAKLLALLVIVVGGLVLLAKGQTQSFQNGFQGTTAGIGAVGVAFYQGLWSYDGWNNLNYVTEELKKPEVTLPRALMIAIPLVTCLYLLVNVSYLAAMTPSELLSSGAVAVTWGDKVLGSWAWLISLSVALSTFGSSNGTFFSGGRVCYIAAREGHMPDILSMAHVGRLTPSPALLFTSAMSLIMIISGNFTSIVNFFSFMAWLFYGMTISGLLYLKIKKPELPRSYKVPIIIPIIVLMAAVYLVLAPIIDQPQIEILYIILFIFSGIIFYFPLVRFKYHPRFLQRVTLHLQLLLEVAPTTRDAN